DNA sequence from the Bacteroidota bacterium genome:
TTCGGCTCGTGGACAGTGACGACCAAGCCGACAAAATTTTCGTAACGACAATGAAAAGACTTATTAAGACAACCTTTTATATTTGGATAATACTTTTGACAGCTTGCGGTACTAAGTCAGCTGAAACAAAGACGTCAGACTCTTTATCTGGAGAGAGTTTTAATGAATTCTTTGATAAGTTTAAAAGTGACTCTCTTTTTCAAATTGAGCGAGTAAAATTTCCTTGGACAATTCCTTCCGAAGACGGTGAAAGTATAGTTATCAACAAGACTGAATGGCAACATGCTGACTTCGCTTACAGCGACAATTTTGCAACAAGAGAAATTGACGCTTATACTCAAAAAATTACAACCTATGGTGACACGGTCAAAATCGAGTTACGTGGGGTTGACAATGGAATTAATATCGATTTTGTGTTTGCCAAAATTGACAAAAAGTGGTTCTTGTACTCCGAGAAAGACTTATCTAATTGACAGATTTTAAACTTTTCGTTGCTGGACGTTTTCGTCTCACCTTGACTTATTGGTTGAACTTGACTCGTTGGACAAAGTTGACTTTGACTGTTTAAGTTATAACGGTGGACAAAACGCCTAGCACCCAACAAAATGTTTGCGCAATGGTGCGTTGAGGTGTAGCCCAAAGTTTATATCTTCGGTCCACGCTTTGATGTCGGGGACAGGACGCGGCTTTGAAACCGCACCACTGCGCAAACACAAACGTTACCTGCAATGCTAAACCGTCCGTGCGAACTCAAACTTTCGAGCATTGAATGAACAGAAAAAGGACACCGCATCCCATACAAACTTTTCTGCTAAACTCAACCAACCAGCCAAGAAATTTTATGTTTTTTCCACTGCACATTGCATTGCACTCTCCCTCGCTCAAAGCCCTTCTTGGCATGTTAGGTTTTCAATTTTATAACACAAGAGGTCATGTTTTATCGGGAATTACCAATGTCGTTAGGTTTTTTAGCTTATTTGCACCAAAAAGAAAACAAATGAGTTTACCCATCTTACTTTTTTATGGTTTTGCATTCCTCGGGATTGTACACTCTGTTATCTTTTCGTTTTTAGCAATAAAAAATAAAAATACTGCCGACTTAATCATCACCTTTTTTCTACTAGCTCAATCAATTATCATTCTCGAATACGTTTTCTTCTGGACGGGATTGCAAGAACAATATCATCAGTTATGCAACATAAGTTTAACCATTCAGCTTTTATTTGGCCCTTTATTATTGATTTATGTTGATTATGTTTTTTCGGAAAACAAAAAGAAATCGAAATATATTTTCCACTTCATTCCGGCTATCGCTATTTTTATTTTCATGCTGCCTTATTATTTAAGCACTGCCAATCTTAAAATATATCACTATAAGATGATAAAATATTTTGTGCTCGATTTGCAGTATGTAACCTATCTTATCATGGCTCACATGACGGCTTATTTTATAGTGATACTTTTAAAAATCAAAAAAGAAAAACGCATAGGTCATATTAACAACTGGCTTTTAATAATTGTGGGGCTATTTGGTTTTTACACTGCTTGTTACATTTCATACTTCATCATGGTGCGCCAATCGTGGTTTACATTGACAACAGATTATTTCGTTTCCACCGGAATGTGTGTAAGCATTGTTTCAATAATTTATATGGCCTACGGCAAGAAAAAAATTCTTGATGGCTTTCCTGTTACAGAATCATTAAATCTTGAAAACATTTATTTCTCTTACAAAGAAAATATTGCAGAAAGCAATCCTGACAAAAAAAAAGATCATACTTTAGTTTATGATTATACGGCAAATATTAAAATAGGCCAGCCTGAAGAAAATGTTTTCATTGTTCCCAAAACGGAAGAATTAACTGAACCGGAATCTTTTAATGATTTGGGTTCTGTAAAATACAAAAATTCAGGACTCACTGCTGATATAGGTAATGAATTAGCGGAAGCCCTTAAGCAATTGATGTTGAATGAGAAACTTTACCGGGAGAGTGAATTGAAATTAGAAACGCTTGCTATAAAACTAGGAGTTGCCAAACATTATGTTTCACAAGTAATCAATCAGTATTACAAAGTAAACTTTTTTGAATACATCAATATGTTACGCATTGAAGATGCTAAACAATTGCTGCTCGATTCAGATAAAAAATCAATGAACATTATTGAAGTGGCCTACACCGTTGGCTACAATACAAAGAATACATTTAATACCGCCTTTCGCAGAATTGTGGGAGTAACTCCAACAGCTTACCGCAATCAAAACAAAATCAGATTGAATTGAGTAATACTTTATCGGTGATGACTTAAGTTAAATTTATCACACATTATTTTGCTGAAAAATAAGGGTATGAAAATTAAATATGTCTTCTTCTTGTTTGCAATAATCCAATTTTTAAATTGTATGCTTGCAAATGCACAAGGCGGGTTTACAAAAGTTATAAATGGAACAAACCCTGTTACAACTTTTACGTCAAACGGAATTTACAAAGGTGCGGCCTGGATTGATTTTGATAACGATGGTGATATCGATTTGTTTGCTTATCCTAATAAACTTTTCCGTAACGATGGCAACGGTAGTTTCACGGCACTTGCTGATTTGCCTTACACACCGTTAGAGCCACAAGGTGGCAGCAGCTGGGCCGATCTGGATAATGACGGTGATATAGATTGTATCATATCAGAAAAACCCTCTGGTGCTTTTTTGAATGATGGAGCAGGAACATTTACAAACATCTCTGCACAGATTGCAAACCTTAATGCTTTTCCTTCGTGGGGTTGCGCTATTGGAAATTGGAACAACGATGCCTTCCTCGATTTTATTTACGCTCACGCTGCGGCTTTTCACACGGCAGGTCCGTTTCCTTGCAAACTTTATTTAAACACAAATAATTCTGTAACTCCACAAAACATTATTGGTTATGCAATTACTGACATTACCGATACATATACCGTTCCTTATTGGAGCGATTATGATTTAGATGGCGACATGGATTTGTTTATTGCAAGCGGACCCGGAGGCACACCTGGCTTCGATTACTGTTATAAAAACATGAAAGTGGAAACCGGTTTGGATACACTTCAATTAATGACTACAGAATTATTTGCAACTCAGCAGCAGGACGGGCAGTGTTATAATTTTATTGATGCTGATAACGATGGCGATTTGGATTTATGTCTTACAAATTATGCAGGTGCGCAAACCAGATTGTATGAAAACACCGGGGGTGCATATCTTTCGCATATAGCTCCTTTTACAACCACTACACAAAATCTGACCAACTGCTGGGGCGATTATGATAACGATGGCGACCTTGATGTTGTAATTACTGCCGATGCATCCACATCAAAATTGTATTTAAACAATGGTAGTCTGGCTTTTTCTCCGGCAATAAGTATAGGGAGCATTAGTAGTTGCGGAGTAACCAACGGTGATTATGATAATGATGGCGATCTCGATTTATTTTTTCATGGACAAAATGCAGGACGCGCTTTGTTTGAAAATACTTCCGGCAATTCAAACAATTGGGCAAATATTAAATGCAACGGTTTTGCTTCCAATAAATCTGCAATAGGAACCATTGTAAAATTAAAAGCGGTCATCAATGGAAATCCGGTTTGGCAATTAAGAGAAATAAATGCTCAAAATAGTTTTCAAAGTCAGAATGATTTGCGTGTGCATTTCGGTCTTGGAAATGCAACGCTAATTGATTCTGTTATTTTTATATTCTCAAGCGGACAAACTGATGTGATTACAAATGTTTCGCCTAACCAATTTTATTGTCATGATGAGGGCAGCAACAACTTGTGCCTGGTAACAGGTGTGAACGAAATTCGTCAAGACAATATTTTTGCCATATTTCCAAACCCAACAGAAAATTCGATTAGCATTCAATCTAAAAATGAATCTCAAATAATTGACGGTTGGAGCATAATTGATGAAACAGGAAGAATAATTCTTTCATCAGAACAAAAATCTATTGGAGCAATAAAAATAGATGTTCAAAGAATTGGTGCCGGAAAATATTGGATAAACTTAATGAGTGAACATAAAATTTCGAGTGTAGCTTTTTTAAAGCCATAAATTAAATACAAAATTACGCTCTTGTTAAAACTCATACATGAAAAGAAATAATAAATTGTGGATTGCTTGTTTAATGAATTTATTTTCATTGAATACCTTTTGCCAATGGACTCCTCAAATCAGCAACACAGCAGAAACTTTGCTTGGTGTTTCTTTTACAAGCAATCAAAATGGTTTTGCGGTTGGAACAAACGGAGTTATTAAGCATACCGCAAACGCAGGATTAAACTGGACATCACAAACTAGCGGCACCACTCAATTTTTACGCGATGTGTTTTTTGTTGATTCATTGCATGGTACTATTGTTGGTGAAACCGGATTGATATTGCACACTGTAAATGGTGGACTTAACTGGACAAATCAAACAAGCATTACAACCGAACATTTGGTTCATGTTCATTTTAATGATTCGCTTAATGGAATGGCATCAGGACAAAATGGATTAATCATCACCACAACTGATGGTGGTGCTAACTGGGTTTTACAAAACAGTAATGTTACTGTTGAGTTAGCGGGCATTATAATGATAGATAATTCTATTGCTTTTGCTGTAGGTTTTAACGGAACTATTTTAAAAACTATTGATAGTGGAAGTAACTGGGCACCACAAATAAGCGGCACAACAAATGAATTGCGGAGTGTATCATTTGTAAATGCCGACACAGGATATGTTGTTGGTTACGGTGGCTTGATTTTAAAAACAATGGATGGCGGCAACAACTGGCTGATACAAACAAGCGGTACAACAAACGATTTATTTGCTGTACATTTTACAACTTCAGAAATTGGCAATGCTGTTGGCACAGGAAAAATTATCAGAACAATTGATGGAGGAAATAACTGGATAAATCAACCCGTTACTTTCACAGGCGATTTGTATGATGTTTGTTTTGCAGATAATGTATGCGGCTGGTCAGTTGGGCAAACGGGTAAAATTTTTTTTACCAATAATGGAGGCGGGCTAACAGGAATTATTGACCCTCATTTTGTCAAAAATATATTTACTTTAAATCCCAATCCAGCACGTTCGATAATAAACTTATCATGCAACCAGGAAGTGAAAAATCACATCTCCATTCTGATATATGATAATCTTGGAAATGAAGCACAACTAAATTCTATAAATAATTCTTATACAAGTACAGACAACATTTCTATTGATATTTCAGATTTAACAAATGGAGTTTATTTCTGTAAAATTAAATCGAATAAAAATTTACAAACTATTAAATTGATTAAAAATTAAAATCATGAATAAATTATTTACCATTTTATTTTCAGGAATTATTCTGTCAATAACTACTCCTCATAATCTCAATGCACAATCAATTCAATGGATTCGTGATGCCGGTTCAACACCATTCAGTTCAAACGAAAATGGCACCGCTGTGGATGCCGACTCAAATAGTAACGCCTATGTAATCGGACATCTTGCAATAGACAGTTACTTCTCCGGGCTTTTTGTTCCTGCTCAGCAAGATGGATGCCTTGCAAAATATGATGCTGCCGGTATTGTGCAATGGGTGCGAACATTTGGCGGTCCCGGCTTTGTGGATATTCAGGAAGCATCGGTGAAGGTGTCTGTTGCCGACAATGCAGTATATGTGTGTGGTGCATTCCGAACACAAATCGCTAACCCCACGGTCACCTTCGATACAATTTCATATACGTATCCCGGTAACAGCCGTCATGGTTTTTGGCAAAGTATGATTTGAATGGAAACATTCAGTGGATGAAACACGGTGGCGGCACAGGTTTGGGTGCTGGCTTCAATGATATTGACATAGATGACCAAGGACGCATTGTTGTTGTGGGAACTGTAGATGGAACTAACATTTTCGATACGCTATCCTTAACTTATGATGGCGGAATTTTGCTTCGTTACCTTCCTGATGGAACACTCACAGACCTCATTCAGCTAAATGATGTTAGTGCCATCCATCAGGAGGCGAGAGAAGTTGAAGTAGCATCCGGCTCCGGAAATATTTATGTAGGCGGAGCATTCTTCGACAACATTTCACTCAATGGTTTTACTGCCAACGCATCGGTATTTAATGTTTTTGAATTGAAGCTTGATACTAACCTCACTTGCCAGTGGCTAAGCAATGGTGGAGGCACTAACGGAACCTGGATTAATGGCTTGGCAATTGATGCCAGCGAGAATAGTTATATTACGGGTCATGCCAGTGGAGATACTGTGCAATTCGGTTTGCAATATTTTAATGGATACACCATGTTCGACCATGAAGTAATTACGTTGAAAGTAAATGCTGTCGGCACTCCTCTGTGGCTTCGTCATGGTGGAAGCCTTGTGAATGATGAAGCCTGGGACATCATCGCAGATGCAAACGGCAATACAGTGATAACAGGTTTTCTTGGAGGCAATGTTTTGTTTGCAAATTTCGATAACATTCAAGTGCCAATCTTCACTCAAAGCGCGCATTGTTTTATTGCACGCTATGACTCCAATGGGCTTATAGCTTACGCTCGTGTTATGGGAGGCGGTTCTGATGATGCCGGTTTAGGACTTGCTTTAGCAAACGACAGCACCTTTTATCTTACAGGCACAGCACAAAGCTCTGCACCATGGGACACCTTACTATATGTGCCATGCTGCCTTAATCCTAATTTGATAGTGGCAAAATTCAGCGATACATTCAACAACATTAACACAGGTATTTACGATAGTCCAACAACGGAATTTTCCGTATTCCCAAATCCATTTTCTGCTACAGTAACTTTAGAATTTAATTTATCAGCAACAAAAAATATTTCTATTTCAATTAATGATGTGACGGACAGAGAAGTAAAAACAATTTCAACAACAAATCTTCAACCTGGTAAAAATAAAATCAGCATTGACTTAGATAAATTAAATAGAGGAATTTATTTCTGCAAAATAAATTCTAATGAAAATTTTAAAACTGCAAAATTGATTAAAGGTAATTGAGGAGATTTTGAAACAAAATCATAAAATAATGAAAAAAACAATATGCTTATTTCGTATCTTCTGTTAGCAGATTATTTATGTTTAAGCTAAACAAACCATAAAGCAACTTTGATGGAATTACTTGTTAAACTAACAACAAAGGTGCTTAGGAGTTCTAATAATAATTAAATACAGAGTTATGATAACTAGCTTAAAAACATTCAACTTAATAATGATATTGGTATGTATGGCTTTAGTTTCGTGCAAGCATGAGTATAATACAGAAACCCTTCAATATAATATTGGACAAACTCGTTTCACCGGCACATTTTACAAGCCGTTAACACCACCGCCATACCCTCTTATCGTGCTTGCCCATGGCTCCGGAAAAGGTGTGAGAAGCTCATTTTATTATACGCCCTATGGGGAGTATTTTTCAAAAAACGGGATAGCTGTTTTTATTTTTGATAAACGAGGTGTAGGCGATTCGGAAGGAATCTATGATGAAAACCCTGATTTTAATTTACTTGCCTCAGATTTACAAGCAACGTATAAGTTTATAATTAATCGCCCCGACATTGACAAAAGCAAGGCAGGAATATTAGGAATAAGTCAGGCAGGGTGGGTTGTACCGATTGCCTTACAGCATCTGGATAATGTGTCATTTACGGTTTGCACTTCTTGTCCTTTAGTGCCGCCTTATCAATCAGATTTATTTCAAAAAGGAAGAGAACTTGCTGAATCGGGATATGCAGTAAATGATATTGAAGAGATTCTCAATTATAATCGCTCCATAACTGAATATGTTGCCACATTTGAAGGAAGAGAAAAGGTTATCCTGTTAAAACAAAAATATAAAGACCGTAAATG
Encoded proteins:
- a CDS encoding DUF4348 domain-containing protein, with amino-acid sequence MKRLIKTTFYIWIILLTACGTKSAETKTSDSLSGESFNEFFDKFKSDSLFQIERVKFPWTIPSEDGESIVINKTEWQHADFAYSDNFATREIDAYTQKITTYGDTVKIELRGVDNGINIDFVFAKIDKKWFLYSEKDLSN
- a CDS encoding helix-turn-helix transcriptional regulator yields the protein MSLPILLFYGFAFLGIVHSVIFSFLAIKNKNTADLIITFFLLAQSIIILEYVFFWTGLQEQYHQLCNISLTIQLLFGPLLLIYVDYVFSENKKKSKYIFHFIPAIAIFIFMLPYYLSTANLKIYHYKMIKYFVLDLQYVTYLIMAHMTAYFIVILLKIKKEKRIGHINNWLLIIVGLFGFYTACYISYFIMVRQSWFTLTTDYFVSTGMCVSIVSIIYMAYGKKKILDGFPVTESLNLENIYFSYKENIAESNPDKKKDHTLVYDYTANIKIGQPEENVFIVPKTEELTEPESFNDLGSVKYKNSGLTADIGNELAEALKQLMLNEKLYRESELKLETLAIKLGVAKHYVSQVINQYYKVNFFEYINMLRIEDAKQLLLDSDKKSMNIIEVAYTVGYNTKNTFNTAFRRIVGVTPTAYRNQNKIRLN
- a CDS encoding VCBS repeat-containing protein, with the translated sequence MKIKYVFFLFAIIQFLNCMLANAQGGFTKVINGTNPVTTFTSNGIYKGAAWIDFDNDGDIDLFAYPNKLFRNDGNGSFTALADLPYTPLEPQGGSSWADLDNDGDIDCIISEKPSGAFLNDGAGTFTNISAQIANLNAFPSWGCAIGNWNNDAFLDFIYAHAAAFHTAGPFPCKLYLNTNNSVTPQNIIGYAITDITDTYTVPYWSDYDLDGDMDLFIASGPGGTPGFDYCYKNMKVETGLDTLQLMTTELFATQQQDGQCYNFIDADNDGDLDLCLTNYAGAQTRLYENTGGAYLSHIAPFTTTTQNLTNCWGDYDNDGDLDVVITADASTSKLYLNNGSLAFSPAISIGSISSCGVTNGDYDNDGDLDLFFHGQNAGRALFENTSGNSNNWANIKCNGFASNKSAIGTIVKLKAVINGNPVWQLREINAQNSFQSQNDLRVHFGLGNATLIDSVIFIFSSGQTDVITNVSPNQFYCHDEGSNNLCLVTGVNEIRQDNIFAIFPNPTENSISIQSKNESQIIDGWSIIDETGRIILSSEQKSIGAIKIDVQRIGAGKYWINLMSEHKISSVAFLKP
- a CDS encoding T9SS type A sorting domain-containing protein is translated as MKRNNKLWIACLMNLFSLNTFCQWTPQISNTAETLLGVSFTSNQNGFAVGTNGVIKHTANAGLNWTSQTSGTTQFLRDVFFVDSLHGTIVGETGLILHTVNGGLNWTNQTSITTEHLVHVHFNDSLNGMASGQNGLIITTTDGGANWVLQNSNVTVELAGIIMIDNSIAFAVGFNGTILKTIDSGSNWAPQISGTTNELRSVSFVNADTGYVVGYGGLILKTMDGGNNWLIQTSGTTNDLFAVHFTTSEIGNAVGTGKIIRTIDGGNNWINQPVTFTGDLYDVCFADNVCGWSVGQTGKIFFTNNGGGLTGIIDPHFVKNIFTLNPNPARSIINLSCNQEVKNHISILIYDNLGNEAQLNSINNSYTSTDNISIDISDLTNGVYFCKIKSNKNLQTIKLIKN
- a CDS encoding T9SS type A sorting domain-containing protein, with the translated sequence MAKYDLNGNIQWMKHGGGTGLGAGFNDIDIDDQGRIVVVGTVDGTNIFDTLSLTYDGGILLRYLPDGTLTDLIQLNDVSAIHQEAREVEVASGSGNIYVGGAFFDNISLNGFTANASVFNVFELKLDTNLTCQWLSNGGGTNGTWINGLAIDASENSYITGHASGDTVQFGLQYFNGYTMFDHEVITLKVNAVGTPLWLRHGGSLVNDEAWDIIADANGNTVITGFLGGNVLFANFDNIQVPIFTQSAHCFIARYDSNGLIAYARVMGGGSDDAGLGLALANDSTFYLTGTAQSSAPWDTLLYVPCCLNPNLIVAKFSDTFNNINTGIYDSPTTEFSVFPNPFSATVTLEFNLSATKNISISINDVTDREVKTISTTNLQPGKNKISIDLDKLNRGIYFCKINSNENFKTAKLIKGN
- a CDS encoding alpha/beta fold hydrolase → MITSLKTFNLIMILVCMALVSCKHEYNTETLQYNIGQTRFTGTFYKPLTPPPYPLIVLAHGSGKGVRSSFYYTPYGEYFSKNGIAVFIFDKRGVGDSEGIYDENPDFNLLASDLQATYKFIINRPDIDKSKAGILGISQAGWVVPIALQHLDNVSFTVCTSCPLVPPYQSDLFQKGRELAESGYAVNDIEEILNYNRSITEYVATFEGREKVILLKQKYKDRKWFKDFDYNPELLPEDSLKKPMFNHYRKSVFEPIPYWRNLSVPLLFIYGEKDSHIPVEQSILQLNDSLKTTAFFRIHQFKNTGHLIQTVDDSVELLNFNLLSFIKGKPKPIPEYLDYVKTWILEPKK